The Hevea brasiliensis isolate MT/VB/25A 57/8 chromosome 9, ASM3005281v1, whole genome shotgun sequence nucleotide sequence agaggtcccctagaggactaagtttttttagaatctctagtaaaatcagcatgcccatgataggaagtagcatacagaaAGCATAAAActcagagagaattttgagacccagtcatcgtaattttttttttttcaaatcatgaattatatattttttggtaagtccttagacgttatttagggcgcatgacatagttgtgtaaggcatagaagaacatgcatcaacatgtcacctgtaggtgtgtaaggtgtagaataacatgcattaccacagtttcaattgtcgaactacgagggggtctgattcttcctcaggatagcgagggggatacgtaggtagtttaggaccgcggtcctaaatacgaacccacaacatttcatgatagatattttttggtaagtccttagacgttgtttaggttATATGGCATAATTaggtaaggcatagaagaacacgcatcaacctgtaggtgtgtaaggcgtagaagaacatgcatcaccacagtttcaagtgtcgagctacgagggggtctgattcttccttaggatagcgagggggatacgtaggtagtttaggactgcggtcttaaatacgaacccataacatttcatgacagatgttttttggtaagtccttaaacattgtttagggcacatggcatagttgtgtaaggcgtagaagaacacgcatcaacatgtcacctgtaggtgtgtaaggcgtagaagaacatgcatcactatAGTTTCAAGTGTGtcaaactacgagtgggtctgattcttcctcaggatagcgagggggatacgtaggtagtttaggactacggtcctaaatacgaatctacaacatttcaaatcacatagttgccattgtcatgagaccgtagaTAGTCTCattacacagagtgtatcgacagaacaagatgcactcaattttcacatgacacagttatcactgttatgagaccgtagctactCTCATGACGTAGAGTGTATCGAcaaagcaagatacactcatttttcacatgacacagttattattattatgagatcgtagctagtctcataacatagagtatgtcgaccgagcaagatatacttgatcctcatagccaatgtttcatagttattagaaatttgagtttcactttgacgaaacttgagcaatgctttcgcatttaTTTCAACTTTTGCCAAAGTGGGAGGCAAACTATAGACCTTTATTTTATGATGAGTATGTGTATTGAGGTCGtggaaaacccgatgatgaaaaattatatgactgtaagatgtaatttgaGGCATAGAGCTAAATTATTAtttctgtggcatgatcttgaaaaaataataataataataataaaattttggggaaattaatttaattaaatttaaataaaattttattttattttatttaaatttaatatgggtagttcttaaatggatctaattaagtttaattgggctccatgggcgtaagaaagtctagttaggaattttaaataggacccatttaattatttttttgaaaattaaaataacaaaatatctctctcctccttggtctcactctcttcctcactccctattggtgtcacccctttccctctctttctattggttggaacacctcacccatattccagtctcatccaaattcatcaatcctagtcatttaagttatctgaactttatcacctaggactccaaaccctaccacacctcttcctcactccctattggtgccttccattttttcctgtcttcctattggttgaaacatctcacccatatcccagtcttattcgaattctgcaattgtaattgtttaagtcatctaaactttatcaccctaagactccaaatcctatcacacctctcttccaaaactctataaataccccactaataaaaaaaaaaaaggggaagatgggaggaaagaggaagagaaaattcagagctataagaaatttagagatattcaagactttttgagttcttccttattttttcttttcttcaagaagatttttatacaagatttctggaatgtcagtttttattatttcttttcaagatctatgctacacaatattttaattctatgctctttgtcttcaatttattttatatgttcatatagatcatgtaatcatgtttaatttgaggggatacacaactctgcacatgtttagtttctgtctctcgtattttttttattttttttttattttctgaatctttaaaaaatttgtaaaaattatattcatattctacacaaaattccattaattttaggctcaagaataaaaaaaaaagttttaatattttgtaagttatggctgtttgaatttagggttcctataaaatctgatttgcaggatattcgacttgtggagcccacatctcccttgttccttaatatttttatgtaaatctagtgtctaaaattaacttcagaatcttatgaatcttttccaatttgttttgcattcatatctgttgtggttaatgagttataaaTTTTAACAAAAAGTAGTACAATTCTGTcatttagaaaagttacgatttatgtagccCATTCGGTTagggttttatttgatttataaattttataatcttgtatgatatgtaggctatcttctgtaatttttttatgattttttggcatgtataactatttttaaaaaatcggatttcttgctactgttaatctgtcagaatttggaaattgtatatttatgcatattcttgtattttcttgggttttaattgatatttgatctatttttctgtgttcttttaattcaataagtgttatgaagtgtttggataatattagaagacttagaccattagatagttgtaactaattaggaatcttaaccctttaggagactagaattagaatccaatgtaaattgttattagtattttctttatttcttttattttccttagtttctttattttttattaaaaacaaaattggtaagtagccctaaggtaagtaccaaaaaaagcatttgcgtggagcttatatggagctaaacgggagtaagtcagggatatcattgccatactagaagagaatacccttttttaagggtagcttgcctcaatggcaactgcatttaccaacaggtaagtagctataaacttctcgaataaccattggtatgaaattttagtaataatataacttttatttagtaaattaaaattaacttttttttaatttaactaactttcgcatgtaattaatttaaataaatactttgtaaattaaactaacatcggcgtgtaaaataaatttaatttaatacttggtaattgtaaaataaatttgcatgttagaaatctttattaggttgtgattgtttgggacttatatgatattagaataaattacacatgttcataattaacttagttcaattatccttagggtaacttggtgaaaattaattaattaggttaaacagaaacgtagggttatttgaaattgaatttgtttgtaaatgaaattctcaataataaattaattttagtcatctagtaaatattatttaaataattagtaaccccatagataagaattacttgtgcataaaaattgtgtgtaaataataacccttttatgaattacttgcgtgtgtaggattagaattgcatttgtaggataaagtttaataaaggaataataaacaagacttctacaaacattagtagaggactgacagtcgaattaatgaggttagaccaggcgtaaggggtgcctaacaccttccccttacgtacccactatcccgaacctagacattgggctatggtagtaagttgccatccatgatcctcggaagaaacactgaatatgtcccggttattacccgggtggcgactccttagtaccgtggtagtgttatgggaaaacagtgtggtacttaagtgagacaattgtgactccaccatctttcctgggtattacctggtgtattttatataattctaatggatgatatttcacctcaccCCTCCCTCCCACATTAAAtactataatttaaatttaaatatacatATAATTTAAATATCTACGGAGTAGGGAGCGATCTTACCCGCCGTTGCCAATCGTAGACAGACTGACTAATCTACTGACGCACTTCGCTGGGCCAAGGAGGGCAGTTGAGACGACATCGTTTTTACCTAAAGCcatcaattttccttttttttttagaaaaagccATCAACTATGACCAAGACCAAACGCCGCTGCCAGCTATCGCGCACCATGGCACCAGTAACGCTTTGCGGGCTTTAGCCACTTATAAACCGTCGGATATTTAGACCGGACGGTTAAGATCACGCCCCGTATCAACCGTTAGTTAAGGCGGGTGCCGGCCGTATTCCCTTCCCGTGTGGGAAATGCTGTTTCAGGTATGCGTTTGGCAACTTCCTTTCTTCATTAGTAAGAAATCCAATATAAGGCGGTTTATACAGGACTGGAATCAATAAAGAGAAGCGTGGCACCACTAACTTTCCTTTTTCCCACTACTATACATGCACAACCAGATCCTCAACACAAGGGAAACTAGTTTTGCGTTGCGAGGAGAGACTTGAGGAAGAGCATACAGCTTCCCCTCTCTCTCTTTGCAGACTGAGCTCCACAATCAAACCTTAAAAATCGTAAATTATCTTTCTCCCTAAAATCTTATGTGCCTTGCTCTTctatacttttttttttgttctaaAGAGTTATTTGAGTAATTATTTGTTCGTGTGTTGCTTAGATAGATCTTCGTATTGTGCTTTAATTTAACGAGATTGAGATTCTCTAGATGGACTTCAAATATTTCCTCTTTTTCTTTGCCCTtttctaatttttattaataGTTAAGTTTCAGATTCCATTCTGATGCTGTTAATAGTGaagtttcctttttccttttcacTTTATGAGCTTTCTATTTGGATCCCTTTTAAGGGTTTTTTCAATTTTGGACGCTTGAAAATATATGTAATTTTAGGGTTTTTGTTGATCGATTCGATTTCTCCCTTGTTAATTCcgagtatttttttttataatttttaatttaacatGAGCTTACTGGAAGGCTTGGTGATTGGATATACTTTTCGGAATTTTCGTGTTTTCTGAACTATGCTTGTGTAGCTATTTATATGTCCAGTTCGGAGTGCTTTGCATCTTTTTGGTATGTTCACTAACGGAAAAATTAGATTCAGCTTTCTACTCTATTTCATTTGTTACTGAGTTACAAAGAGGCTCTTTGGTTTTCTAATCAGCCTGTTTGGAAACTAGAATTTTACaagaattaaattcaattaaactctttttttttttgttatcaaTTCTCATGATTGGAAATCTAATGGCTTCACTTTGGAATAAATCATTTATAAGAGAATGCATAATCAGGcttgatttctttttattttaaaatgaattttttttatgttaaaaataattcatttttttaattccaaacattagaattgattaaaaagaaatcaattgaattgaattataataaaattttggttTCCAAACAGGGGGAATTTGTGAAATAATTCAACTATTTTATGcttggaaaaaattattttaaaagaaatagaaattaCGTTAAAAGTGATATAATTGTTgaagaattgaattgaattcttttCTTGCAAATGAGTTTTTCCAAAGGAAGCCAATAAGTGAAACCTGTGGATTCTTTTTGCATGGGAAAATCAAGATAGCCAACTGAGGACTTGGCCTATTGGTAGCATGTCATTTGCAATTTTGCATCACAGTGCTTAGATTCTTGAAACATTTAGAGTTTTGTTAGTCTCTGCAATTGAGCAACTAAGCATATAATAGATTTAACTGTCTTTATGCTTAATGTTCATCCGTGTTATTGAGCAGTCATGTCATTTTGAATGAGAGAAATATTAACTATTTATTCTTTATGTAAGCATAGACGAATTCTGGGCTAGATGGAACATGAAGCTTTTCTGGAATTTTGGGTGAAAACAGAGTCCTGAGGGTTTCATCTACATTCATGTGTGCTATTTTGTACATATAGGTTTACCCCTTCAAATGTCGACCTATTGGTTATTGATCACCTTAGAAAATTTCCCTTTTTCCTTCAAACAATTAGTTTATGATGTCAGACAGGAAATTCCAAACTCTATAACTTTACTGATTGTTGTTCAATTACTGATCCAAATCTATACCTCTGTATCAGCAGTGCTTAAGTGACTGAATCATGTTTGGGTATGGTGGAAGGAGTGATAACACCAAGTATTATGAGATTCTTGGTGTCTCAAAGAATGCTAGTCAAGATGAAATGAAGAAGGCTTATAAAAAAGCTGCCATAAAGAATCATCCTGACAAAGGTGGAGATCCTGAGAAGGTAGAGTATCAGTTGCTTCATCATAGTTCTATATTATAAGGTTATTTTGGATTATTTATTTGCCAAAGAATCATGTAAGAATTGTGTTTGGTATCCAGCTACAAGAGGTAAGGCCTATGGGTCTTGAGCGTCTTGGCTAGCTAAGACATTGGTGTTTTCATGGTATGACATGTCAGTTGTACCATGATGGTTCTAAATGAGTAGGTGATTAGGATTTATGCTGGATTCCCTTTCATCAACTTCATTCACTATCAAGATAATGGTGGATAAAATTAACTAAGCATTCAATTTTCTGTGATTTGTTACTATTAGCATTTTACAAAATCTGCTGGCAGCATTGTTGCACGATTCAATCTGACATTGAAATGGATTTGTGCGACTATCTCTGTTTCCTCCATCATTCTGAAATTCCTCTTTGGTCTTGTCTGTAGTTCAAGGAGCTGGCTCATGCTTATGAAGTTCTTAGTGATCCAGAGAAGAGAGATATTTATGACCAATATGGTGAAGATGCACTTAAAGAGGGAATGGGAGGAGGAGGTGGGAGTGGTGTTCATAACCCATTTGATATATTTGAATCACTTTTTGGCAGATCTTTTGGTGGTAAGAAATGGCTTCCTGGCCTTTTTGTTCTATGTTCTCTCTCCCTTGGACTTCCTTTATGCCGTTCTCATTCCTCTATTTCTGTTAACCTATTAGATTGGAAGGTCACTAGTGTCTGAATCTTGTAGGGGGAGGCAGCTCAAGAGGAAGAAGGCAGAAGCGAGGTGATGATGTAGTACAAACTCTGAAGGTTACCTTAGAGGACTTATATAATGGAACAACCAAGAAACTCTCTCTTTCTAGAAATTTTATGTGTACTAAATGTAAAGGGTATGTTCTTGTCACTTTATACTTCCTTTTTATTATTGAGCTTGTTTGGGAGGAATTTTTTTAAAGGATGGTAAGATTTTTCACGGTTTTGATACCTTACTTTACATTCTTTTAAAAACCCCCTTCACCCCATCCAAACACGTTgttacttctctctctctctctctctctctctctctctctctctctgtgtagtTATTATTGCCATGCATGGAGAAATTTATTCATAAACACACCTTGACTGACTTTTGGAAAATGAAAATACTGATTCTTGTATCTTTTTTCATTTACTTCTTAAATGTTTCAGGAAGGGCTCAAAGAGTGGAGCTTCTGGGATGTGTTATGGATGCCAAGGTTCAGGAATGAAAATTACAACACGACAGATTGGCCTGGGCATGATTCAGCAGATGCAACATATCTGTCCGGAATGCAGAGGCTCAGGTAGGTAAATGGAACCAACTTATTTCACCTTATTCATTTTGGCTGTATTTTCTGGATTGTACCTATTGTTGGTGCAGGTGAGGTCATCAGTGAGAAGGATAAATGCCCACAGTGCAGGGGAAAAAAAGTATCTCAAGAAAAGAAAGTGCTGGAGGTACATGTTGAGAAAGGGATGCATCATGGCCAGAAAATAGTTTTTGAGGGTCAAGCTGATGAAGCGGTAAGCTAAATGATATCTAAATTgggtttagcttgtgcttttctTTATTAGCTTGGTTTAATTTGTCTTAATAGTATTTTTTTTCCAACTGAAATTCAGTATGAAAAGTGTGAAATATGGAACAGAAATGGCATACTAGTTTTTGGATTAGTTTTGTGGACATATTGTGATGTGATGATGAAAAATGAGTGGCAAAAGCAAAATAAGACAGAAAAGTTATCATTCTAAGTGGACCAGCCCTTGACGTTCATGTTAGCTGAGGGTATTTGCTTACAAAAAGGTTGCTTTTTTATCTGTACTAAGTTAGAAGTTGTCAACACTTTACAGTAATCTTGGTACACATCTGAACAGGTTAGTTGTTGCCTTAACTATTTACACAAAAATCCACTTCTACAATATAATGATGATGTTTATATTTTGAAAGGGCTCCAATCTAAACATTGTTTTAAGCAATGACTTGAAGATCCTTATATCtttcttaatttaatttgcaGCCTGATACGGTTACTGGAGATATTGTTTTTGTATTGCAACTGAGGGATCACCCCAAGTTTGAGCGGAAGGTTGATGATCTCATTGTGGAGCGCACCCTCAATTTAACAGAGGCGCTCTGTGGATTTCAGTTTGTCCTGACTCACCTTGATGGCAGGCAACTTCTGATCAAATCAAATCCTGGCGAGGTCATAAAGCCTGGTATTACTTGGGCTTCATTAGGTTTATTTGTGTTGACTTTCATTTTTCATAATCTTGTTCCTGGTTTGTTCACTTCAGTTGTTTGAATGCAGGTCAATACAAAGCAATCAATGATGAGGGAATGCCACAGCATGGTCGGCCCTTCATGAAAGGCAAGCTTTATATCCATTTTAATGTGGATTTCCCCGACTCTAGGATTCTTTCCCCTGAGCAGTGCCATACTATAGAGACCATACTTCCCTTGAGGTCAAGAAAGCACTTGTCTGACATGGAGCTTGATGAGTGTGAAGAGACTATTTTGCATGATGTCAATATGGCGGAGGAGGAGAAGAGGCGAAAACAGCAGCAGAGATATGAGGCATATGAATATGATGAAGATGATGAGCCATCAATGTCAGGTGTACAATGCGCTCAGCAGTAAGTGAAAGACTGCCTTGTTTGCAATGGTAGCTACATCAGCTTATTACTATCCTCACAGATCGGCGTTTTGGATTCTGCCTAGTTTTATTCTTTTTACATATATAATTTCACCTATAGTTACCTGCATATGGTTTGTGCGCTATTTGTCACCATTTGTTACGAGTATGATGGTATATTTCAGGTTCTATATGTTTTATTGCATGTGCTTTTGAGTTATCTCAAATGATTTGCTATTTTGCTCTTGTCGATATTTATTTGCCATTAATCTGTTTTCGCTCCGGTGTGTTGCGAAGGCTTGAATTCGTGTGCATAGCCTAATGTTCAAGGGCTTGCGAGATGCTTTTAACCTTTACTGCATTGGTGCAGGGATGCCATTAGCAGAATTTCATTCTGTAAACATGATTTGCTTGGTAACATCAGTAGTAAAAATCTAAAGTACTCCACATTGTCAAGAGTTCTATATATATGTTCGCATGGCGGATCGTTCACCAGCAAAAACTCTGATTGgagatcaatgtcattgaaaaagAATTTGACAATAAGAAATCAAAGTAACAATATTTTTTGTGGGAAAGCCTACCTGATATAAACTAGTAAATCTGTAGACTAAACGTTAAAACATACTGACATGACGAGGGTACTGTGATAATAACACTATAGCCGAGTCGTGAATGCTGTAGTTAAAAGCAAGCGCAATGGAACCGATAGCTGCTAGTTTCCCACTGTTGTTGATGCAAACTAATAATGGAAAAGGAAAAATTATGGTAAATCTTGAAATTATCTTTCTAAATTGTGATGGCAACGCTTGGCGCGTGGGACTTGATATATAATTTACACAAAATGGTAGGTGTTTTTTATAAAATGTGCACGCTCGGTGAAATTTCTTTTTCACGAACTCAAAAATAGTGATAAACATCTCTTCCCTCTCTTCATTGATGAATTTTCCTTTTTTTGATTGTTTTCAACATGAGGTGGGTAATCAATTGTTTTTGCACATGTTTAGAGTGCTAACTGAATCATAAATTGGCCAAGCTCTTTGTATCCAAAAGTCAAGCTACAGAGGCATGGATTATGACTTCGCAATGAACTCCACTTAGGTAACAAATAAATCGTCCATGAATTGGAGGATTCCAGCTTGGCCTTTCCTTTCTACAATTTAATAATTCTCATCTACACCATCCATCCACCATATTGCAACATATGATTATACATTTCAGTGGAgtctactatatatatatattttaaacctTGATGAAGGAATCATTTATGAGATAGCTGAACAGCCATGGAAGAGAGTTTGATAAGTTTACAAACAATTAGTTCCTTTAATTTGGTATGAGAAAAGTTTGGTAAAGTTCATAGAATGTGAAAGTTTGATTGAATTTACATAAAATAGGgaaatattaaaaaagaaaaattgtgaTGAAGCAGAATCTTATTTAGTTTAACACCTAAGCAGCCGAAATTCATTAGATTTCCAACAGGATAATAACAATATTATAACTACTACTTACTTTGATTAGGAacaacttgtaaagaaaattaagaaaaaaaggtTCTTTACAACTGCTAATTCTTCAGAGCTTGTTTGGCAGCATGCTGCATGCGCATAATTAACTGGTGTCATTAACCATTACACCAAAAACAAAGGCAATTtgccaataattattttctttaataactaATTCTAATTAAAAACTTGAATTTGATATCACAATCTTAAAGTCGATTTAATgtcattaaatttaaatatattgaaaatgactaattaaagtttattattgtaattttctatttttccaggctagggAAAATGTCTTTCGACATTTATTTGTATTATTTAAATGATTAATTAGAATTAATCGTGGTTTTTTTATAACCATAAGCAAGTAGttcaaataagaaaatattaGGTTGCAATTATTACTTCCATGAAGGCTCTTGAAGCCAAAGATAcctatcttatcttattgctGTTAAGTACAACTTTACAAGAATTAGGTCAAGAAATTGCCAATTAAATCTTGACCAATTGGCAACAcagtactaatatatatatatatatatatatatatatatataaagaccaTTAAGAATAAGTAAGGTGGTTGAATTAAGCCCTTAGGACATGGAGTTactgaattagggttttaagtaAGTGATTGtattataattaaacaatattatttaaatattaataaattttaatttagtgatatcaatattaaatttaaatctaatCATTAAAAAAAGATTTATTCAAGTAGTGCAAAAAGAGATTGTTTCACGGCAAACAGGATTTAGTGGGTTAGAAATGGGGTGGCCCAAAGTTAGGtttagatttttttaaaaaacttttGGAGGGTACTGGATGAATTGATTTTGGATTGCATTATTGTCAGTACCCGTGTTAGTGGGAGCTCCCAGGAAAGGATCTCCAGAAGTTTGGGGCACATGGAGATAGCTCCTATTGTTTTGGTAAGAATGAGACAAGAAGTCACCTCCCACTTACGCTCACTCTCATATGGAAGGTAATCACTACAGGTCCCATAATGAAGTCACTGCCCAGGCAAGTTCCTGAGGTATCAACAGAAATAGGAAATTTGAGTGGCGTAAGAAGTGGACCATGTCCTTTGCAGGACACACTTGGAGGTGACGTAGCTGGTCGCAAAGGTCTGAAATGTTCTTGATTTCTTCAAGACTCGTGGGCATATATTTGCGGGGATACAATCACAATGAGCTGCATTTTCCCCCATTTGAAAACACAGATAAAAAACTGATCTTTGAATGAGAAAAAGAGCGGATTCCCAATCtagtaataataattatatgtatgttgGATTTGAGTAACTAGGTTTAACCCCTTGCCctacatataataataataataataataataataataataataataataataataataaagaagaagaagaatcacCCTCAAGAGGGGGAAGAAATGCTTGCACAGTTGATCCATTGGGCAGCCAGAAAATCTGGCATTGAGACACATTGGCATGTGATCCATGTGTAAGATTGTGATGTGTGTTTTAGAAATATATACCTCTTCTTTGATGACTCGTATTCCTGTCAAAAATTTCAACAAATAAGTGCTTAGTGAGATAATATTATATGgaaaattaatttagttatgtagATTTCAGTGATTATTTATTTGAAAAATGAGGTTATGTCGCTGTTTCTTCATGTGTTTATGCGTTTGCATCAATTGTCTTCTTCCCTTCCAGCTCAAGCCCACTTGTTACCCTCCTAATGCCTAGCTCTCTGCTTAATCAGTTTGATGCTCTATTATtattgctttgtttttcttccatACAAAATCACAGTCGAGATTTCAATTGGTCAATTTACTTTTTGTCTTATTATCAGTTTTGCTATATATAATCCAATGTTTAATCACCACAAGAAATCACCATGTATTGAAATCTGTGACTATTGGGTCAAGTTGAAGTGGACGTATCAACAAAGCCTGAATTACTTTGATATGATTTCCCTCATATATTCATATTTTGCTATTCCTTTTCCAAACCAATTAGCCTAAACACCGATTCACCCCTATGCCCTAATTTTGCTTTTCatgtttataaattataattttacatatGAATCATGCTATCTACGTTTACATCAacaccaaaaataaaaaaaatatgtattgCCCCATGTCCCATATAGCTTTACCTGAAAAACTAAGCAACGTAAGTCTTGGTATGGTGGTTAATTAGCATTAAAATTCTTTAAATTCGAGTTTCATTGATTAAtgttaaattgtttttttttttttattgtataatcTAATTTGATCTAATAGTTAAAGTATATCATTAAagataatttcttttattaaaataatgaaattttCTTTTGA carries:
- the LOC110666927 gene encoding dnaJ protein homolog translates to MFGYGGRSDNTKYYEILGVSKNASQDEMKKAYKKAAIKNHPDKGGDPEKFKELAHAYEVLSDPEKRDIYDQYGEDALKEGMGGGGGSGVHNPFDIFESLFGRSFGGGGSSRGRRQKRGDDVVQTLKVTLEDLYNGTTKKLSLSRNFMCTKCKGKGSKSGASGMCYGCQGSGMKITTRQIGLGMIQQMQHICPECRGSGEVISEKDKCPQCRGKKVSQEKKVLEVHVEKGMHHGQKIVFEGQADEAPDTVTGDIVFVLQLRDHPKFERKVDDLIVERTLNLTEALCGFQFVLTHLDGRQLLIKSNPGEVIKPGQYKAINDEGMPQHGRPFMKGKLYIHFNVDFPDSRILSPEQCHTIETILPLRSRKHLSDMELDECEETILHDVNMAEEEKRRKQQQRYEAYEYDEDDEPSMSGVQCAQQ